A genome region from Chengkuizengella sp. SCS-71B includes the following:
- a CDS encoding peptidase G2 autoproteolytic cleavage domain-containing protein produces the protein MDSKKCNREAPGDCATALGRNTVASGDNSLAEGRSTRSSGENSHSEGRDTMSSGDASHSEGRNTMASGDASHTEGRNTTASGDASHSEGKDTVAQGDNSHAEGEGTQAIGTASHAEGTNSKAKGLQSHSEGDCTTASGSYSHSEGTKTDAEGEASHSEGRNTTASGDYAHAQNRDTVAQGDNSTAEGLGSLARGLNSHSEGYITQADGENAHAEGRNSKATGDNSHAEGRDTLAQGDNSHAEGEGTMATGIGAHAEGTNTVASGEQSHAEGIDTIASGDFSHAEGFRTEANGLRSHAEGSVTFAQGDFSHAEGRVTRATQDACHAEGFRTMADGINSHAEGFLTLANGLTSHAEGNETRALGDNSHTEGRNTIAFVDNSHAEGQRTRAEGINSHAEGFLTEAIGLASHAEGRNTIASGECSHAEGNATEAFGDFSHSEGAVTIANGAQSHAEGFLTEAIGEASHAEGFLTEAIGEASHAEGEATTAQGDNAHAEGFETQANGLRSHAEGEATTAQGDNAHAEGNSTNALANDSHAEGFRTQANGLRSHAEGALTIANGTQSHAEGFFSESTGFSSHAEGDATEALGDSSHAEGFRTQANGNFSHTEGCNTVAFEECSHAEGRNTNARGINAHAEGEGSMAFGTASHGEGSDTDALGDSSHAEGFRTQANGLRSHAEGALTIANGTQSHAEGFFSESTGFSSHAEGCNTVALGDCSHAEGSNTRAEGFASHAEGCDTVALDDCSHAEGSNTRAEGLASHAEGCNTIASGECSHAEGNGTDTNNRVNAHIMGRSGQAVEDNSWHLVNDTLMALINGNTGDACFAGEITSGRGCDFAELFETLDGKPIDVGYFVTMEGKKIRRASDKDNYILGVTSAVPGFLAGSSGYEWNKRFMTDRWGRVLYEEVTIPAEKDDKGNIISPERIEKRQKLNPEYDPDQQYVPRAKRPEWEAVGLVGQLLVRDDGTCEVDGYCKPNADGIATRAHSGYRVIERTDEDQILIIIN, from the coding sequence ATGGATAGTAAAAAATGTAACCGTGAAGCACCAGGAGATTGCGCCACAGCGTTAGGTAGAAATACGGTAGCTAGTGGTGACAACTCTCTTGCTGAAGGTAGAAGTACACGATCAAGTGGGGAAAATTCTCATTCCGAGGGAAGAGATACCATGTCAAGTGGAGATGCCTCACACTCTGAGGGCAGAAACACAATGGCGAGTGGTGATGCATCTCATACAGAAGGCAGAAATACCACAGCTAGCGGTGATGCTTCCCATTCGGAAGGAAAAGACACCGTAGCCCAAGGAGATAACTCTCATGCGGAAGGAGAGGGAACTCAAGCGATTGGAACAGCTTCCCATGCGGAAGGAACAAACTCAAAAGCGAAGGGGCTTCAATCCCATTCCGAAGGAGATTGTACTACGGCATCAGGAAGCTACTCACACTCAGAGGGAACTAAAACGGATGCTGAAGGTGAAGCTTCCCATTCGGAAGGAAGAAATACGACAGCTAGTGGAGATTATGCCCATGCGCAAAATCGAGACACCGTAGCCCAAGGGGATAATTCCACCGCTGAGGGATTAGGTTCTCTTGCTAGAGGATTAAATAGCCACTCGGAAGGATATATTACACAGGCGGATGGAGAAAACGCGCATGCTGAAGGGCGGAACTCGAAAGCAACAGGAGATAATTCCCATGCCGAAGGTAGAGACACACTTGCACAAGGAGATAATTCCCATGCCGAAGGAGAAGGGACGATGGCAACGGGTATTGGTGCGCATGCAGAGGGAACAAATACAGTTGCTTCTGGTGAACAGTCTCATGCAGAAGGAATAGATACAATAGCCAGTGGAGATTTTTCACATGCGGAAGGATTTCGAACAGAAGCGAATGGTCTTCGTTCCCATGCGGAAGGTAGTGTAACGTTTGCACAAGGAGATTTTTCTCATGCGGAAGGACGCGTTACAAGAGCTACTCAAGATGCATGTCATGCCGAAGGATTTAGAACGATGGCCGATGGAATTAATTCTCATGCTGAAGGATTTTTAACACTAGCCAATGGATTAACCTCCCATGCCGAAGGAAACGAAACGAGAGCTCTAGGAGATAATTCTCATACTGAAGGACGCAATACAATAGCCTTTGTTGATAATTCTCATGCCGAAGGACAGAGAACGAGAGCCGAGGGAATTAATTCTCATGCTGAAGGATTTTTAACAGAAGCCATAGGATTAGCCTCCCACGCCGAAGGCCGTAATACGATTGCTTCCGGTGAGTGCTCCCATGCTGAAGGCAATGCTACCGAAGCATTTGGAGATTTTTCCCATTCCGAGGGGGCTGTTACAATTGCTAATGGTGCTCAGTCTCATGCTGAAGGATTTTTAACAGAAGCCATAGGCGAAGCTTCTCATGCTGAAGGATTTTTAACAGAAGCCATAGGCGAAGCTTCTCATGCAGAAGGAGAGGCAACCACAGCCCAAGGAGATAATGCTCATGCCGAAGGATTTGAAACACAAGCGAATGGTCTTCGTTCCCACGCAGAAGGAGAGGCAACCACAGCCCAAGGAGATAATGCTCATGCTGAGGGAAATTCAACGAATGCATTAGCAAATGACTCACATGCTGAAGGATTTCGAACACAAGCGAATGGTCTTCGTTCCCACGCTGAGGGAGCCCTTACAATTGCTAATGGCACACAATCTCATGCTGAAGGTTTCTTTTCAGAAAGTACGGGTTTCAGTAGTCATGCTGAAGGTGATGCTACAGAGGCATTGGGCGATTCTTCTCATGCTGAAGGGTTTCGAACACAAGCGAATGGAAATTTTTCTCATACTGAAGGTTGTAACACTGTGGCTTTTGAAGAATGTTCTCACGCTGAAGGTAGGAATACAAATGCTCGAGGTATAAACGCTCATGCTGAAGGTGAGGGTTCTATGGCCTTTGGAACTGCATCCCATGGGGAAGGTAGCGATACAGACGCATTAGGAGATAGTTCCCATGCGGAAGGATTTCGAACACAAGCGAATGGTCTTCGTTCTCATGCAGAGGGAGCCCTTACAATTGCCAATGGTACACAATCTCATGCTGAGGGTTTCTTTTCAGAAAGTACGGGTTTCAGTAGTCATGCTGAAGGCTGTAATACTGTAGCTTTAGGAGATTGTTCTCACGCCGAAGGAAGCAATACAAGAGCGGAAGGCTTTGCTTCTCATGCTGAAGGTTGTGATACGGTAGCTTTAGATGATTGCTCTCACGCCGAAGGAAGCAATACAAGAGCGGAAGGATTAGCCTCCCACGCCGAAGGTTGTAACACAATTGCCTCAGGCGAATGCTCTCATGCTGAGGGAAATGGTACAGATACAAATAATAGAGTAAATGCGCATATTATGGGACGTTCAGGTCAAGCGGTTGAAGATAACTCCTGGCATTTAGTGAATGATACTTTAATGGCTCTTATTAACGGAAACACAGGAGATGCATGTTTTGCAGGTGAAATTACTTCAGGCAGAGGATGCGATTTCGCTGAACTATTTGAAACGTTGGACGGTAAACCCATTGATGTTGGATATTTTGTCACAATGGAAGGAAAGAAAATAAGGAGAGCTTCTGATAAAGATAATTATATTTTAGGTGTAACCAGTGCTGTCCCTGGTTTCTTAGCAGGTAGTTCGGGTTATGAATGGAATAAGCGTTTTATGACAGATAGATGGGGTCGAGTGTTATATGAAGAGGTGACCATTCCAGCGGAAAAAGATGATAAGGGTAACATCATCTCACCTGAGCGAATCGAAAAAAGACAAAAGCTAAATCCAGAATATGATCCAGATCAACAGTATGTTCCAAGAGCAAAAAGACCAGAATGGGAAGCTGTTGGATTAGTTGGACAATTATTAGTAAGAGACGACGGGACATGTGAAGTAGATGGATATTGTAAACCTAACGCTGATGGAATTGCCACAAGAGCTCATAGTGGTTATCGAGTGATAGAACGAACAGATGAAGACCAAATTTTAATTATTATAAATTAA
- a CDS encoding spore germination protein, with translation MPSILGVAKIINVSGGSKVRAGDSVQITPVEYTKAYAGSGCFNRGDLPRTNNFVSTTNTIDADIKDDTQDNFGIEDNVFPFLFV, from the coding sequence ATGCCATCAATATTAGGTGTTGCCAAAATCATTAATGTTTCGGGTGGAAGTAAAGTACGTGCAGGAGATTCAGTTCAGATCACACCTGTAGAATACACAAAAGCATATGCTGGTAGTGGTTGTTTTAATAGAGGAGATTTACCAAGAACGAATAATTTTGTGAGCACAACAAATACAATTGATGCTGATATAAAAGATGATACTCAAGATAATTTTGGAATCGAGGATAATGTGTTTCCTTTTTTATTTGTTTAA
- a CDS encoding terminase small subunit, whose product MNWEEIRKEYETTDITLKDLAEKHNLKLGTLKSRKSREKWKKDATIKKKVAKDASKKNKAVKSLVESDQLTDKQRLFCIHYVKSFNATQAAINAGYAADSAHVEGNRQLRNVKVSQEIKRLKGAMVEEVFLDGMDVLNEYIKIAFADITDFITFFRKDIVTGNVEALLNSDLSVKDIVPMLQSSNEVYFKDMDQVDGRMISEVKKSKDGISIKLHDKMKALEKLEKYFDLLPDQHKRMLETAKSELDQKKYELDKRIVELREKQQESDVW is encoded by the coding sequence ATGAATTGGGAAGAAATAAGGAAAGAATATGAAACAACAGATATCACCTTAAAGGACTTAGCTGAGAAGCATAATCTTAAACTCGGTACTTTAAAGAGTAGAAAGAGCAGAGAAAAGTGGAAGAAGGATGCAACCATAAAGAAAAAGGTTGCAAAGGATGCATCCAAGAAAAATAAAGCAGTAAAGAGCCTAGTTGAATCGGATCAATTAACCGATAAACAAAGGCTTTTTTGTATTCACTATGTTAAATCCTTCAATGCAACCCAAGCAGCTATCAATGCAGGGTATGCGGCAGATAGTGCACATGTAGAAGGTAATAGACAGTTAAGAAATGTTAAGGTTTCACAAGAAATTAAACGTCTAAAAGGTGCCATGGTTGAAGAAGTGTTCTTAGATGGAATGGATGTCTTAAATGAATATATTAAAATCGCTTTTGCGGATATAACAGACTTTATCACTTTCTTTAGAAAAGACATTGTCACAGGAAATGTCGAAGCACTTCTGAATTCAGATCTAAGTGTTAAGGACATCGTTCCAATGCTGCAATCATCAAATGAGGTCTACTTTAAAGACATGGACCAAGTAGATGGAAGAATGATCAGTGAAGTGAAGAAAAGTAAGGACGGTATCTCTATCAAACTCCACGATAAAATGAAGGCCTTAGAGAAACTAGAAAAGTATTTTGATCTATTACCAGATCAGCATAAGAGAATGTTAGAAACTGCAAAATCAGAGTTGGATCAGAAGAAATACGAACTAGATAAACGAATAGTGGAATTAAGAGAGAAACAACAGGAGAGTGATGTGTGGTAG
- a CDS encoding right-handed parallel beta-helix repeat-containing protein, whose amino-acid sequence MVINVPADQPTINAALAVASAGDTIRVAATTCNESITIGTGLDCIRIIGAGIGKTIIDGTGLGVVNGIDIQDSSMVTLEKITVQNFEGRGILIQTSDNIINQVKSQNNQNNGMEIDIEAERNLIIDSEASFNSSDVNPFINGIEVNGNHNYMVKCKCVGNLDDGYDLEGSNNFLYLCLAKENGDDGFDVNFVDEFNMFICCQAVKNKEEGYDIDSNRNLCLWCKSLLNGGNGFELNNNENLLWGNEVKCNNGIGIIALNNNQMIQNKVVGNGFNGVEINGNGNIVDNNCIENNTNQGILINPNSIDNVIRSNKLAGNTPDIDNEGMNTLFDNNKCRTSDPAGLCQINNEVIVNEGESIQAAINAVTTTEGFTIRVGAGTFPEILNIALGKDRIRIIGAGQGKTIIDGVGLGGIGINIDESSFVTIENLTVKNCDSSGIRINTSDNILHCVTVFGNLNDGMFITGLSERNMIMNCDSSGNNGLGISVDGDHNYIICSQCNRNSLEGIRFNQSEFNLAFHNFCDGNLEGIEPAGENNFIISNCVLNNEDGIEAERDFNLFLWNKACNNNRDGIDVEDSNNLVWGNICSNNERDGIFIQEDNNRIIHNIIKNNGARGIRIRPFDDFNIIDNNTIINNSQEGILILGDNNKVRSNCLIGNNLDINDQGTNSIIDENKCQTSIPDGLCENC is encoded by the coding sequence ATGGTCATTAACGTTCCAGCAGATCAGCCGACGATTAATGCCGCATTGGCAGTAGCAAGTGCTGGGGATACCATCAGAGTAGCAGCTACTACCTGTAATGAATCAATAACAATAGGAACAGGGTTGGATTGCATCCGAATTATAGGAGCAGGGATAGGAAAAACAATTATAGACGGAACAGGTTTAGGAGTGGTTAATGGTATAGATATACAAGATTCATCAATGGTTACACTTGAAAAGATTACTGTTCAAAATTTTGAAGGTAGAGGGATTTTGATTCAAACAAGTGATAATATCATAAATCAAGTAAAATCACAAAATAATCAAAACAATGGAATGGAAATAGACATAGAGGCTGAAAGGAATTTAATTATTGACTCGGAAGCCAGTTTCAATTCAAGCGATGTAAATCCATTCATAAATGGAATTGAAGTGAATGGAAATCATAATTATATGGTCAAATGCAAGTGCGTTGGAAATTTAGATGATGGATATGATTTGGAAGGCTCCAATAACTTTTTGTATTTATGTCTTGCAAAAGAGAATGGTGACGATGGTTTTGACGTAAACTTTGTTGATGAATTCAATATGTTTATATGCTGTCAGGCGGTTAAAAATAAAGAGGAAGGTTATGATATAGACTCAAATAGAAATTTGTGTTTGTGGTGCAAATCGCTACTTAATGGTGGTAATGGATTTGAACTCAATAATAATGAAAATCTTCTTTGGGGCAATGAAGTGAAGTGTAATAATGGAATTGGAATTATTGCATTGAACAATAATCAGATGATCCAAAATAAAGTCGTAGGAAATGGATTTAACGGAGTTGAGATTAATGGAAATGGGAATATAGTAGACAATAACTGTATTGAAAATAATACAAATCAAGGAATACTAATTAATCCAAATTCTATTGATAACGTCATCCGATCTAATAAATTAGCAGGTAATACTCCAGATATAGATAATGAAGGGATGAATACGTTATTTGACAACAACAAATGTAGAACGAGTGATCCAGCGGGTTTATGTCAAATAAATAATGAAGTGATAGTAAATGAAGGTGAGAGTATTCAAGCTGCCATTAATGCTGTGACAACAACTGAAGGTTTTACAATTCGAGTAGGTGCAGGAACATTTCCTGAAATCCTCAATATTGCTCTAGGGAAAGATCGCATCCGCATCATCGGTGCTGGACAAGGAAAAACGATCATAGATGGAGTAGGTCTAGGTGGAATAGGAATTAATATTGATGAGTCTTCTTTTGTGACCATAGAAAATTTAACCGTTAAAAATTGTGATAGCTCTGGAATACGAATTAATACTAGTGATAATATACTACATTGTGTAACTGTGTTTGGAAATTTAAACGATGGTATGTTCATAACGGGATTAAGCGAACGAAATATGATCATGAATTGCGATTCGAGTGGAAATAATGGTTTGGGAATTTCAGTAGACGGCGATCACAACTATATCATTTGTAGTCAGTGTAATAGAAATAGCTTAGAGGGTATAAGATTTAATCAGAGTGAGTTTAACCTGGCATTTCATAATTTTTGTGATGGAAATCTTGAAGGAATAGAGCCGGCTGGCGAAAATAATTTTATTATTAGTAATTGTGTATTAAATAATGAGGATGGTATTGAAGCAGAGCGTGATTTCAATTTATTCCTTTGGAACAAAGCATGTAATAATAACCGTGATGGAATTGATGTAGAAGATAGTAATAATTTAGTTTGGGGAAATATTTGCAGCAATAATGAACGTGATGGAATCTTTATTCAAGAAGATAACAATAGAATTATACACAATATCATAAAGAACAATGGAGCACGAGGAATAAGAATTAGACCTTTTGATGATTTCAATATCATTGACAACAATACCATAATAAACAATTCACAAGAAGGTATATTGATACTAGGAGATAATAACAAAGTCCGTTCCAATTGTTTAATAGGAAACAATCTAGATATTAATGACCAAGGTACAAACAGTATTATTGATGAAAACAAATGTCAAACGAGTATTCCTGATGGACTTTGTGAAAATTGTTAA